ATAGAGAACCCATATGCATCTTTTGATGATCCCAAATAACATTATAGACAAAATTTATCTTACAAGTGCatttaaagaacaaataataGTGCAATCATTCCGTTTTATCCCCATaataatttggaaaagaaattcTCAGTCTGCTATGGTGGGgaggaaaaaaagagaataaaaaaaactaaatattgaaaGCACTCACTCATACTTGAAATGATTATagtatctcaaaatttttaaatgcaaACAAAAATTGCATAAGAAACAAAGTGATTTAtcttatttcatttcaaattacatgaaaaaaaaaaaaccaaatgcaTGATTTGATTTTCATGTACCAACCAAAGCCCCCCTTCTCACtacaaaggaaaggaaaagaaaagaaagaaatatgctTACCACAGGCTACTCTGCCACCAGCATTTCCCGTGCTTTTGCTGAGCTCATGCCccctaaaaaatatagaaaagaaactGTTATTGCATGCTCAGAAAGCAAAGATATGCTCAAAggtaaaataagaataaaaataagaaaaataggaaCACATACGTCCATATTCTAACAAAGTCAAGCCATTCCCACTTGGGCCATATTCggagtttttttttccaaacaatAAAAACAGACTAACCAGCCAAGTATTCTCTTCTAACCAAATGGTACTGGTGAATGGCAAGCATATATCAAGGAACCAATCAACCTCGATACCAGGGCCTGAAAAACTTAATAATGCTCCAGCAGCTAGCATATGTGGCTTCTGGAGATCATAGCAGAAGCCCAAAAGCGAGTCAGAATAACTTTAAACCATAACTCTTAGAACCCCTCTTTTGCAATCACTCACATCACATAAAATTTGTGATGTCAACAAAACCTACTTCTATTTTGTGAAGAAGCTTTCAGTTCTAATAAAAGTAAGGCCCATTTTACCCCTAATCCAAACATGAACTTTGTTAACAATGTTAAGCGAGGATGAGATGGATATTTAAGTTCTCACACAGATGTCAACCATGCAATGGATAAACTGAATTTTTCAGCTTGATTTTTAAGGCAGGCTGGGTGTCGGATGACTTGGATCTCAGCGATATTTCAAAAATCTCCCTGTGGGTTTCTAATATTTAACTTAGAATCCCCCGATTTAGTGTAGAATATTAGTACTTCCTTGTAAAAATGAGGTAACTTCAAATGCCTCCTTATTGACTCAACAAAGGCATAATTGTAAAACACAACTGATTCTATTTTCAAAGCATTTCTTTTCTGTAAAATTCATCTTGCACAACTTGTATcagattaataaaaatagtcaTCCCGCATAGCACCCatgataagaataaaaataattactgtGCACAAAATGATGGAATAAGTATACATACGTTTGTCCAAACTCTGTAAGATGGAACTTAATAATGTTCCAgcaaaatataaattaacatTTGTCATAAGCTAGGACTGGACTGTTCATTCTTATCCATTAGTAATCCACAGGGCATAGAAGAACAGTAGCACAAAATGGAAACACCTGAAAAAAAAAGCTTCATGGATAGAAGTTTTACAGCTTACCCTTTCCATGATCATCAGGATCAGCATGGACAACAACAGCCCTTCCAACAATGGAGTTTGATCCAGTGAGAGGAATCTTTAAACAGAGACAAATACATTTTTTAGATAACAAGAACCAAATTTCAACCTAGCtggtaaaaagaataaaaagaaaaagaagacaaagaggtaaaaaaaaacCTACCTGCTTGTcaacaattttgaaattaacaGTACCTGAAAAGCACACAATCAAATGAAAACACCTTAATGGCTAAGAAAGTTCAAATAACATAACTGAACTAGATATACAATCCAGATATTCCATTCATATCACATAGAGCAATGTCGGGCAAACAATAATAATGCTTCTAATGGTATTCTAGTAATAGTTAATTACAATGAAGTACATAGTACATACCATCCTCACCAACAATGACATTTCCTAAATCACCAGCATGACGATTCTCGTCTTCAGGAGCACCATGCTCTTTTCCAGTATGATTGAAATGAGGTCctgtaaataataaataaataactaatcgAAAAAAGAAACATGCAGAAAATCTAGGAGTGTAAGTCTAACCCAATGGCAAAGGatgtaaaaaataaagtaaccaATAATTAGACAATACCAGTTGACATGCAACCATTTGTTGTGTCCCCAAGGGCATGCAATTTCTCCTTTTGCTCTCCACGGCTAGAGGCCTTTCCCAACTTGAAGAAATGTCAATAGAATATTGCAATGCCATGCAACAAATAATAGCATATGAAAGGGAGTCAGAAATAAAAGAAGATGGACATGTTGGGACCAACATGCAACTATTCCCAAAATTGCGATCCTTGAAACTTGAGAGTCTACCACAGCTCATCAACTTCAGTTCCGAGTTAGAAACAACATCTTCCACATCTTTGAGTACAAATGCAAGGTCGGAAGACTCATTTTTCAGTCATAAGGTATGTTAAAGCTTATTAGCCAATTtcattggttttatttatttattttttttgcaccACTTTATATTGATATAAGtcaaaagaaaaactagagtGGGCCCACATGCACTTTCCAAACTCCatcatgttaaaattatttgaacatttccttttaaataatataaaaaataacaaataatatataaaacgTGAAGGAGTTGAAAAACTAATAaggttaaaagaaattttaattttaaacatattaaatattaataggaatgagtatttaaataagaaaaaactataagtataattttactttaaataagaaaaaaagtcaAGATAATAGGattaaatacaaaacaaatttaagagtGAAAtcatcaaaaattttaaaagaaaaaggaaatttaaaaaaggCATTCAcaagaatttattaatgagagaaaaataaaagaatgcatatgatttaaaataagaaattatttatatgagtaaaaataatttgtggCATAAGCATGAGAATCCCttatcctttcattttttttttataaatctaattaaAGTAAACATGTGAATAATCCcaagttgatgaattatatttaagaaatatatttatatttattataacttTCCAATTGATGATGTCATGTATCATGTTATAGGTTTCATTCCCTAAGTTAGAGGGGTTGACACTCACAAATCTGCCCAAGTTGAAGGATATATGGCATCATCAACTTCCATTTGAATCCTTCTCCAATCTACAGATCTTAAGCGTGTACACATGTCCATGTCTACTCAATCTTGTCCTAGCTCATTTGATACACAGcttccaaattttaaaagagaTAGATGTGCAAGATTGTGAACTCCTAGAGCATGTGATTATCCTTCAAGAAATTGATGGAAATGTTGAGATCCTCTCAAAGTTAGAAACCTTGAATTGAAGAACTTGCCTAGGTTAAGATGGATTGAAGACGGGAATGATAGGATGAAACATATTTCCTCTCTTATGACACTCATGAATATTCAAAACCTTCAAGAACTACATATCACTGATTGTAGTATGGAAGACCTGCGAAAGATGTAGTACTCTTTTGTGAGAAGGTTAGTTTTTTCccatacttttttatttttatctcccatactttttatttcttcttatactattttttaaaattattgatagaAATAttctgtaaaaataaaaaagtatgaagattatatcaatttttaataacaaattattaaattaatttaaaatttaattttaaatatatttcatataagaGATTAACTATCATTCTTTCAAAATACCGTCAAATCAccctcattaaaaaaaattataggattTATTTctaatagattaaaaaaattgtaaatattctATCCTTTTACATTCATAATAATTAACTTCCTTTATTTTCATctaatttaactaaataatacacctttttataatgaaaaaaaacctTTGCTAATTGAAATTAGTATAGTATgcaaatgatataatataaatttatgataagtATAACTTTCAAGATGAATatcaaacaaagaataatattttgtatGTTACTATTAACatgtaataataaatttcttaaattaattaaaaaattgttttcaaataatatacaaattgaataataaatcaaatataaaggaattgaaaaacatgattaaagaaattttaattttaaaaaatattaaatattaataggaTGGAGGtggaatccattttttttatccgGAAGTAAgaatatgttttgtttctttataatacattctataaatattattgctaagttttacattatttatatttaaatggtatcattttcttttgttcttatcattttttttaggtacGCTGGATGTACTTTATGTTTTGCCCTATTTGAGATGAAGTGCAGATGCAGCCTTTGAAAGAGAAATTATTAATGATGTTCGAGAAattgtcaatgatgtttccttcaatcatttccttcatttgatAGGAGTTTATTTATTCAAACACATGCTAAATTTTCATATGCATTTTGTTATGTTCATTGTTATATCCCTAATAAAATGGTTTGTTAAGTGTGTGGTCTTGCACAACGatgaaagttttaatttattaatattcaactTCTTGTATTGTGTGTGTTgacatttcataaattataaaatacataTGATAAAAGAATCTTTGTTATTTGCTAAATTTATGTATATTGTTTGAGTAAATTTTTAATCATGTCTTCAATTATGAAATATTGCTTTCAAAGGTGAAATATGACACCGTGAAAATTCGCTAAATAAAATCTAATAGTAGATAAAGGATtcataatattatttgatagaaTGTTCAGAGTTTGGCTTGACATATGATTTTagtcaaatatattcaagaatgtcTTATGAGAATAATCATTAGAGCAGAAATCTcttcatttattaaatgagtcTAAATTGGTTAGAATGTTCTTTTTGGATAATCAACCTTAGATAACATGACTTTTTCACTTGTATGTTCATTGTGCAACAATCGATGTTTGGTTGGTTATTGACTGTTAGGAAAATCAAGTTCACTTGCAATTTACTCAATTATGATCTCTAATTCTGCAACCAGAGTGACAACATTTTAAAGCAACCTCCAAGCCTTTCAAAGGTAATCAAAAGcctacttgaaaaataaataaataaataggactAACAACATGTCAATTTGATCATCAAATGGTTTAGGCTTTAGATGACACCATAATTATTATTAGGCTTTAGCATTGTAAATCATGTTCTTGAATTTAGGAATGATTTGGTACTACCATTATGTTAGAGGGATACCATATGTTGTGCTAATTGTAACCCAGAATTTGCATGcattaagttaaaaaatcatGAACCTACTTTCATGTTTGCTATTTTAAAACTCAAGTTCTAAACAACATTATTATGAAAGTAAAGTCATTCaaccaaaaagaataaaaaattgactTCCCTAATCCTAGAATAACACCTAATAATTTGATACTTAAATACTTGAACCATCTAATGTTTCTTACGAAAATACATCTTCTTATCCCTTTcccttataaaattaaataaaaattatattagtaattgttaaataaaaaattaaaattaataacttaaaaagaaaatattaaattcccacatgaaaatataaaataaaatataaaaagtcacCACTCTATTAATTAGTAtcttttgtttatgttttttttcttcaacattttttttctctatttagattttttttttttcagattacaaaaattaaaatttagtaGGATTGTAATTTAAATCTTTAACtccaataatttatataactcaTTATCACTATTTCATAaagtaaaacttttaaaattgattaacattgaaagaaaactaataaaaacattaatattaaaaatagtaaaagagaGAAGTTCAGTGTATAAGTGAAATTAAGATaatagattataaaataaaataaaaagatattaaaaagaaGATGTGTACATGCaaatgttatatttaaaaagttaataaattgataatgaaaaataaatattttatttttatatttttaattctatcatgtttttaatcattttttattttatttactcaattttatgataaaaaaatattataaaaatgagatattttattatgaaattagtAAAATCCTAAATGTCAAAAATCagtttgaaaaatcatttttaggcCTAAAAATTGCTCACTCAAAATAGACTTAGAAAACAAGCCTAACATATATAAGGATAGTCTAGTGGTAAGAGTGGGACCCAAGAACATCCAAAGCATACATGTGACACCCACATTCGAGACATTTTCATTCATTCAAATTGCATTTGTTAATGATCCCGTCACACCTAGCCCTATATTTTCTTTACCTCCATCTTCAGGCTCTCTTTTGTTCAATCCCTAAATGTAgtctttttcatttatatccATACTTTTGCTTGCTTATTAGAAGAGGGAAAAGTGTTTAACCAAAGGGTGGGTGGGCTAACTCTAATGTCCCAAACCCATCTCACAAGTTTGGgttattagaaataaaagaatatgaatCCCTAAACCACATAGCTATGGTTTGCCATCCTGCTTACTCTAAACACATTGGATCCTCGTATTCATAGTTTTGTTCCCTATTTGATACACACCATCCAAACTTAATAATATATGTCATTAACGGCATCAGATCAATTTTTCCTTACTGCTGATGGATAGGGCAGCTCTCCAATCGATCATGTCAAGGatctaataataatatatgttttaCTACTGTTTGCGAGTTCTAATTTTTGTGAAACGGGTTGGTAtgggttttaaatttattttattttatcttttttaggtgttgcattttacatatttatttgtttaattgattaagaaaaattgtttcatttatttcatgAAATCAAAATACATCTGATATTGTTTTATAATGTTCAGTTTATTCCAATTATAAAGACAAATCAATTAACAACCAATATacatcacaaaaaataaatggtacaaattattaaaaattgagattC
Above is a genomic segment from Vitis riparia cultivar Riparia Gloire de Montpellier isolate 1030 chromosome 14, EGFV_Vit.rip_1.0, whole genome shotgun sequence containing:
- the LOC117930549 gene encoding superoxide dismutase [Cu-Zn]-like, with product MAYICFVEFCKTFKEDLRLRIFVLLGKASSRGEQKEKLHALGDTTNGCMSTGPHFNHTGKEHGAPEDENRHAGDLGNVIVGEDGTVNFKIVDKQIPLTGSNSIVGRAVVVHADPDDHGKGKL